The Pseudomonas moraviensis genome contains the following window.
CGCTTCGTCGCCCGGCACCAGTCGTGACAGGCGCCGGGTGATGGTCACGGCCATCGGATCGACCTGCGGCTGCTGAGTCTGAAAGCTCAGCGCGGCACGCAACGGCCGCTCTTGCGTGCCGGACACGCTCAGCACACTCGGCAGCGGCGTCGCGCCTTGCCATGTCCAGTACATCTCGCCGCTGGCGCCGTAGTTTTTCTTCCAGCCTTCACCGGGCATCAACGCGATGGTCGGTGACGCCTGGGCGATGCTGCGTTGCAGCCAGGTCAGCGCCAGCGCACGTTCCAGCGTCGATTGCTGTGGCAGCAACCGTTGCAGCAACGCCGTCGCGCGAGCTTGATCGAACGGCTGCAGCGACAGGTTCAGCGCTTCAACGAAGGGCTGCGAACTGGTCGCCAGACGTTGTTGTGCTGCGCCCAGTTGACGATTGAACGCCTCCGGCAAAGCGACTTTCGACTGCGCGGCCAACGATGCGGCGAGCACCCGCGCCGCTGCCAGACCCAGCGCCGAATCCGGATCGCTCATCACCAGACTGTCCTGGCCGTCGTCGAGCAAGGTTTCGGCACGGCCTTCACCCGCCCTGGCCAGATCGTCGATCAAACCGCTGAGCAGCGTGGTCACCGGCAACTGCATCTGCCTAGCGAACGACAGAATCAACGCCCGTTGCAACAACGGCGTGTTCGGTGCCTGCTTGGCGTAAACCTCCAGCACCCGCTGCCAGTGCTCCGGCGGCAGGGTCAGGTCGAGTACGCGGCTGGCATTCCAGTCGGCGTAATAGGCATAGGCGGTGAGGAATGCATCCGGCTCGCCGTCGTAGCCCCACCAGGTGAAGCTCGCCGACGGCCCGGCCATTTGCACCAGACGCAGCCGGCTGTTCTGCATGATCAGACGCAAGCGATCGCGAGTCTGCGGGTTCGAGGCCAGCGATGGATAAGCGATGCTTAGCGGCAGCAAGCGACTGGCCGTCTGCTCGACGCCGCCGTACGGGTAGCTGAGCAGATCGTCGAGGGCGGCACGGAACAGCGCTTGTGGACTGTCATCCAGCCGCAGACGAATATCCGTGGCATCAGCGGGCAAACTCAACGGAGTGTCACCGCTGACCACATCGAGGCTTTGCGTCTGCGTGACTTGCCAGCCTTCACCGGTTGCACTCAAGCGTACAGCCAGGGCATCGGCGACTTTGCCGTCCTGCACCAGCTCCGCCATCCACTCGCCCGAGGCCAAGGCAAACGCCGGAAGCGGCAAATAATTGATGCCGCTGTTCAGGGTCACCGGCAAGCGCTGTTCGGCGCCGGCATAGTGCGTGACCAGTTCAGCCTTGACCGGTTTCTCTGCCTGACTGAACGCAAACACACCCAGTTGCGGCTGATCGCCCTTGCGGAATCTGCTCGGCCCGCTCCACTTCAGGTACAGCGGTTTTTCCGAACGGACAAACTGCTTCTTCTGCCCGACCTGACCGTCATCGGCGATGGCGCGGGCGGTAATGCGCCAGCGGGTCAGCGAGTCCGGCATCTTGAAGGTGAAACGGGTTTTGCCGTCGGTGCCGGTCAATAGCTCCGGCTGCCATGCCGCGGTGTCAACGTCTTCACGGCGTGGACGTTCCAGCACTTTCACGCCGCGTTCGCTGCGGTTGGCCTTGCCCGGTGCGCCAGGGCTGCCCGGCAACGCCACGTCGTAGCTGATGAACGAGAGGCTGGCGCTGGTGCGCACATTGTTGCGCCGTGGGTGGTAGAAGAACTGATCGATGGTCGGCGCGACTTCTGGTTGCAGCGCGTAGACCATTTCGTCGACCACGCTGACCGTCAAGTGTGCCGGGACGTCTTTGCCGGCGAACTGCGTGGTCAGGTCGACCGTGACCGTATCGCCCGGCAGGTACACAGCTTTGTCGGTGCTGATCGCCACGTCGATTTGCGGCGCGATCACTTTGATCCCGGCATTCTGGAAGCTGTACTGACCGCCCTTGGTGTAGAGCACGGAGAAGGTCAGGTTCGGCGCAAAGTTATCCTTCACCGCTATGCGCGCGCGATATTGGGTGTCGCTGAGTTTTTCCAGTTTCAGCCAGTCACCGCCCTTGGCCAGCAGCGCGGTGGCTTCGACCTTGTCGCGCTCCAGCGACAGCAATGCATCGCTGACCGGTTCGGGAAAGGTGATCAGCGCCAGCGCTTCTTCGCCGGCCTTGTACTCGGGCTTGTCGAGGACGATTTCCACCGTGCCCGGCACCGCTTTGACACCGTCGCCAGTGACCGAATGGCCGGTGGCGCCGAGGACGCGACCGTGTTGATCCTTGAGCGTCAGGTTGTAAGTGCCCGGACGCTCGAAAGCGAGGCTGAAACCTTTGTCAGCTGCAGCGAGTTTGCCTTCACCGCTGCTTTGGTCTTCCAGGCGTACCCAGGCGTAGCTGCTCGGCGTCACCGCTTTGCTTTGTTCGGTACCCCCCTCGTTGGCATAGCTGAAGGCGACCTTGTCACCGACCGCGCTGAAACGCTGCGGCGCACTCAGGCGAAAAGTTGCCGCGCCACGATCGATCAGGATTTCCTTGGTGGTCTTGACCCGATACGCCGCGCCGTCGCTGGCAAACACCGTGAGCATGTAGCGGCTCGGCTTGTCGGCGGCCGGAAGGTCGAGGGTCGCGTTGCCCTTGCTGTCGGTGGTCAGTTCGGTACTGGTCAGCTCCACCGGGAATTGCCCGAGGTATTGCAGCTCGTTGTCGACCATCGACAGTTGCTGGGCGCGCAGGCTCAGGTTCAATTTGGCGTTGGCCACCGGTTTACCATCCGGATAGAGCAACACCAGACTGCCTTTCACCGGCTCGCCGGTGCGGTAGTCCTGCTTGGCCAGATTCAGCGAAATTTCGAAGTGCGGTTTGATGTACTCAGCCACACGGAAGGCACTGCTGTAGGCCTGATCCTTGTAGTTGAAACGGATCTCGTAGCCGCCGGCGACGGCGTTGTCCGGCAACTGGAAGCGGCCTTGGGTTCCAGCCTTGGAATCCAGTTTCAGGTCGAGGGTCTGCAGCTCGGTACCCGTGGCATCGAGCACGCTGACGCTGACATCCGCCGCACCCGGCAACACCGAGTCCCGTGCATTCTTGAACTCGCGACCGACGATTTTCAGCGACACCCAATCGCCCGGACGATACAGCGGCCGGTCGGTGAAGGCGTAGAGTTTGGTGTCGTAGATTTCGCTGTCGTAGTAGAAGTTTTCCGAGACGAACACGCCGCCCTCTTCGTCCTCGCCGATAACGAACGAACGCTCCGGGCTGACGTGTTTCAGACGCAGCAAACCGTCGGCATCGGTGGCGCCGCTGCTCATCACGCCGAGGCCGTCGGTCCACAACACATTGACCTTCGCCACCGAACTGCCTTCATGCTTGCGTGCGGCCCAGACCAGCAGTTCATCACCGGCAATCTTGCTCACCGCGACGGTGTTGGAGACGAAAACCATGGTGGTCGCGCGGTATTTGCCGATCAACGCTTCGACCAGATACAGCCCGGGCTTCAGATTACCCAGCGGAATGTAGACGTTGCCCGGTGCGACGCTGACGAAGTCGCTGGACGAGCCGGCCAGATTGACCCCGGCCGGCGGCTGAATCGGCTTGGCCTGCCACAGCGGATAACGGAACTGGCTGACCACCGGCAGACCCGGGATCAAGGCAAATTGCGGCTGCGCGTCGTAAGGCGTCGGCGCAACCATGGCCTCGCCCATCTTCAGCTCCGGCACTTCTTCGGTGACCTGTTTGCGCGACTCGTAAGAGAACGCACGCTGCATCACCCGGCGGGATTTGCGATACCAGTTGTCCCACAGATACGCGAGGGTGTTGGACAGGCCTTCGCCCTTGAACTGGCCGTCACTGACGACGCGGTGCAGGTTCTTCTGGCGCTTGAGGAAGTCCAGCGGCTTGTCGATGCGATACACGCGAATGTCGGCGCCACCGTACGGCTCCATGCGAAAGCGCCGGTAGTCACGACCCGGTGCTTCGAGGCGGACCATCGCCTGCTCGTCGCTGGCAAAACTGCTGTCGGCCAGCAGAAAGAAACTCTCACCGGCCACCGGCGTGTAATTGCTCGGCTCCACCGAGTCTTCGGCGTTGGCGCTGGTCAACGGCAGCAGCAACGCCAACAGCAAGGAAATTCGCGAACAGATACGCAACATGCGGGCACCGGTCATTGGGAGAGAAAGTTCAGTCGATAGACGCCGATGAAGTTGGGGTTGGCTGCGTCGGGTATCCATCGGGTGTCCTTCCATGTCATGAGTTGCTGCAGGCTTGCCGAACGCATGCCGTTGTCAGTGGGGGTGGTGGTGCCGGTGTGATAGGCGATGTAGCGGCCCATCCAGATCATCAGGTGCTGGTCGTCGCCCTGATCGAAAAACATCAGGTCACCGGGCCGCGCCTGCGACACATCGCGGCTGATCAGGTGGCTGTTGAACTGAATCAGTTTGATCGCGTTGACGTACGGCCCGACCTTGCCGCCGCCCTGCTGCCACTGTTGCGCGAGCTTGCGCTGCTCGTCGCTCAGCGCCAGCTCCGGCGGTAGATAACGATTGGACAGACCATTGCTGCGCAGCCATTTGTCGTCATGGACTTTCAGCGCTTCGTTGGCGGCAAAGCGCACCAGCCCGGCGCAGTCCTGCTGATACCAGCGCGGGCTCGGCCCCTGGCTCAATTGCTCTTGAGCGATGCGCACGAACCAGGCGCGGAATACCTGGGATTGCGCCGGATCGAGCGCCGGCGCATCAACTGCGCGGGCACCTGCGCTCAGAAACAGCGCGAGCAGGCCAAGGCTGCGGATCAGTGCGCTCACAGCGCTTTCCATTCCAGCGGCAGCCATTGCCAGTGGCCGTCCGGCTCACTGCCTTCGGGCAGCGTCAGGGCATATTTACCGTAGCCGCCGAGGGTGCGCAGTTTCGGCATCAGGTAGGTTTGCGCAGCATTGAAGAACACCGGTTCCATGTCCTGCGGCAGGCTGTCGAGGGTTTCGCGCTGCATCAGTTGCGCCATCGCATCGGGGCCGAAGTAGATCGGCATCAGCACATCTTTTGGCAGCACGTCTGCCATCGGCGGGAAACGCTTGTCGAGGGTGCCGAGGGCTTTGTCGACGAGTTTGTCGTCGAGAGAAAACAGCAGCGTCGAACCATGACGGGCGAGGCTGACTTTCATGAACGCCTTGCCGGAAATCGCCTCCGGGTTTTCAGCGGTCTTCGCCGCGTACGGACCGAAACTGGAACTGACCTGACGCTGCCAGACGTGGCTCGAGCCTTCCTGCTTGTCGATCACCGGGAATACTCTCTCGGCGACGTTGGCTTCGAACGCGCCGACCATCGAACCGAACAGTTTGCCGAGATCACCATCAAGCTTGCTGCTGTCTTCGTCTTTGAGGCTGGCAACCAGCAACGGCGTGTACAGCCGCGAGTCGGCGTACCAGCACAGGCCCGCCGCGCCAGCGACGTGTTCGGTGAGGGTTTGCGCCACCGCTTCGTCGGCGCCGAGTTTGATCAGGATCGGCTTCTGCGGTTCGGCGGCCACCGGCAGGGTCACGCAAGCGCTCGCCCCCAGCGGCATCGCTTGCCAGACCGGTTTGAAATCGAAGTCCGGCTGATTTTCCAGCTCATCCATGGCCAGATAGCTGTGCCAGCCCTTGTCGTCCATGTCAAAACGCAACCCGGCGAAATTCGGGATGAAGCGCTGATAGCCCATGGCGAGGACACTGGAATTGACGGACAGACGCTGTTTGGTTTCCGGGCTTTTCTCTGGCAGGCCGAACGCTTCCGGGAAGAGCTTTTCGCCATTGAGCAATGCCGCCAGCGCTTGCGCGGAGACGCGGCCCGACTCTTCCGAGACGCCGCTTTCCGGGTCGTAGTACTTCGCCGGATTGGACAGCACCACCAGTTTGTCGCCGCGGGACGCGAACAGCAGCGACTTGCTCGCGTTGTAGGTGAGCTGATACAGCGGCACTTCGTCGCTGCCGACTTTGAGATTGCCGAAGACGCTGAGCTGGGTGTCATCCAGCGCGACCTTGGCCAACGGCTCGAGCAACTTGGCCAGGCCGCCACGATCCATTACCAGCAGGAAATCCTTCAAGCGACCATCGGCGCCACGCCATAGCGCAACGTCGGCCGGTTGATCGAAAAGCTGCTCGATCAGGCTGTCCTGCAATTTGAGGTCATGCTCGTAGATGATCCGGCGCAGACTGCCGATCAGGCCGAGGCGGTCGGCGTGGGTTTCGTAATAGAAGACGAAATCTTCGGTCAGCGTCGCCTTGAGAAACGGCACCGTCAGCAGATCCTTGGGCAACTGGCTCAGTGAACGGGTTTCGAGCAAGGCGTCCGGACGGCCAAGGCCGAGCTTGTCACTGGCAAGTGTCGCCGGCGGCGCTTTGGGCTTGAGCAGCAGCCAGCCGAAACCGCCCGCCACACCGGCCACCAGGCACAGCCCGAGCACGACCAGCGGCCAGCGCCGCGCAGGTTTGGCCGCCGGTGTCGCGGCAGCTGGAGTCACAGTGTTATCGCTCATGTTCACAACATCCGAGTTCATCCGTGGCGGGATGCTTAATAGTTGAAAGTCTTGACCAGCAACAGATCACCGATCGCCCGCAGGGGCACGATGAAGGTTTCGCGTTTTTCGTCGACGGTGTTTTCGTTCAGCACCAGAGTGATCTGCGAGGTGATCACCTCGTTCTGGTTGCTGGTCTCCTCGAAGTTATAGCCGCCATCGCCGTAGTTGCCCCAATAGTTGACGTAGACCAGATAGGTGCCGTGCAGCGGCGCGGTCATGGTGAACATTTCCGGGCCGGGGCCGTCGACGCCATCCGGGTCGAGGCCGCCGCCATTGCTCAGTGCTGGCCGCGACCAGAACGCATGCTGACCGTCGGGTGTGACAATGTGCAGATCCAGCTCGGCTTTCGGGTCGTCCCATCCCAAGACAAGACGAATCCGCGCCGGCGTGCGCAGATTATTTGCTTCATAAAATTGCACGCGCTTGAGCGACTGGCCTTCGGCGCTGATCACTTCGACGCTGTTGGAACCCGCACCGAATGCGTAGGGCCGAGCGAAACGCCCCTGATCATCGGTGTACAGATTCAATGGATTGCCGTTGACGGCGAGGCTGTGCGGCGGGCGCATGTGCCCCAGGGCCTTGAGCTGGCCCTGGATCATCGTGCGATTGCGCTGGATGCCGCGATCGATCGGCGGCGTCGGGTAGGCGACCTGCGGGTTTTCCGAACGATCGAGCAAGCCGTGATAACGCCAGCCGCCGACCGGCTCGGACAACTCTGCAGTCGGCGCCGCCCACAGCGCAGGCGCGCAGGCGAGGCCCATCAGCAGCAAAAGAAATGATCGCATGTGACGCCTCCTGCCATGCCTTGAACGAAACCTTGCACCCGATCCTCGGTACTTCACA
Protein-coding sequences here:
- a CDS encoding alpha-2-macroglobulin family protein, encoding MTGARMLRICSRISLLLALLLPLTSANAEDSVEPSNYTPVAGESFFLLADSSFASDEQAMVRLEAPGRDYRRFRMEPYGGADIRVYRIDKPLDFLKRQKNLHRVVSDGQFKGEGLSNTLAYLWDNWYRKSRRVMQRAFSYESRKQVTEEVPELKMGEAMVAPTPYDAQPQFALIPGLPVVSQFRYPLWQAKPIQPPAGVNLAGSSSDFVSVAPGNVYIPLGNLKPGLYLVEALIGKYRATTMVFVSNTVAVSKIAGDELLVWAARKHEGSSVAKVNVLWTDGLGVMSSGATDADGLLRLKHVSPERSFVIGEDEEGGVFVSENFYYDSEIYDTKLYAFTDRPLYRPGDWVSLKIVGREFKNARDSVLPGAADVSVSVLDATGTELQTLDLKLDSKAGTQGRFQLPDNAVAGGYEIRFNYKDQAYSSAFRVAEYIKPHFEISLNLAKQDYRTGEPVKGSLVLLYPDGKPVANAKLNLSLRAQQLSMVDNELQYLGQFPVELTSTELTTDSKGNATLDLPAADKPSRYMLTVFASDGAAYRVKTTKEILIDRGAATFRLSAPQRFSAVGDKVAFSYANEGGTEQSKAVTPSSYAWVRLEDQSSGEGKLAAADKGFSLAFERPGTYNLTLKDQHGRVLGATGHSVTGDGVKAVPGTVEIVLDKPEYKAGEEALALITFPEPVSDALLSLERDKVEATALLAKGGDWLKLEKLSDTQYRARIAVKDNFAPNLTFSVLYTKGGQYSFQNAGIKVIAPQIDVAISTDKAVYLPGDTVTVDLTTQFAGKDVPAHLTVSVVDEMVYALQPEVAPTIDQFFYHPRRNNVRTSASLSFISYDVALPGSPGAPGKANRSERGVKVLERPRREDVDTAAWQPELLTGTDGKTRFTFKMPDSLTRWRITARAIADDGQVGQKKQFVRSEKPLYLKWSGPSRFRKGDQPQLGVFAFSQAEKPVKAELVTHYAGAEQRLPVTLNSGINYLPLPAFALASGEWMAELVQDGKVADALAVRLSATGEGWQVTQTQSLDVVSGDTPLSLPADATDIRLRLDDSPQALFRAALDDLLSYPYGGVEQTASRLLPLSIAYPSLASNPQTRDRLRLIMQNSRLRLVQMAGPSASFTWWGYDGEPDAFLTAYAYYADWNASRVLDLTLPPEHWQRVLEVYAKQAPNTPLLQRALILSFARQMQLPVTTLLSGLIDDLARAGEGRAETLLDDGQDSLVMSDPDSALGLAAARVLAASLAAQSKVALPEAFNRQLGAAQQRLATSSQPFVEALNLSLQPFDQARATALLQRLLPQQSTLERALALTWLQRSIAQASPTIALMPGEGWKKNYGASGEMYWTWQGATPLPSVLSVSGTQERPLRAALSFQTQQPQVDPMAVTITRRLSRLVPGDEAFTFKLEPVGTKPLSSDSLYLDEVILTSKAPKPLRYGMLEVPLPPGADVERTTWGIKLQGKEGTEPTALEKARFEPGQLAYAVPVDALSGELRLRHLVRFSQKGQFNLPPVRFKQVYAPQHQAQEAKAALGQVTVN
- a CDS encoding DUF1175 domain-containing protein → MESAVSALIRSLGLLALFLSAGARAVDAPALDPAQSQVFRAWFVRIAQEQLSQGPSPRWYQQDCAGLVRFAANEALKVHDDKWLRSNGLSNRYLPPELALSDEQRKLAQQWQQGGGKVGPYVNAIKLIQFNSHLISRDVSQARPGDLMFFDQGDDQHLMIWMGRYIAYHTGTTTPTDNGMRSASLQQLMTWKDTRWIPDAANPNFIGVYRLNFLSQ
- a CDS encoding DUF2138 domain-containing protein yields the protein MSDNTVTPAAATPAAKPARRWPLVVLGLCLVAGVAGGFGWLLLKPKAPPATLASDKLGLGRPDALLETRSLSQLPKDLLTVPFLKATLTEDFVFYYETHADRLGLIGSLRRIIYEHDLKLQDSLIEQLFDQPADVALWRGADGRLKDFLLVMDRGGLAKLLEPLAKVALDDTQLSVFGNLKVGSDEVPLYQLTYNASKSLLFASRGDKLVVLSNPAKYYDPESGVSEESGRVSAQALAALLNGEKLFPEAFGLPEKSPETKQRLSVNSSVLAMGYQRFIPNFAGLRFDMDDKGWHSYLAMDELENQPDFDFKPVWQAMPLGASACVTLPVAAEPQKPILIKLGADEAVAQTLTEHVAGAAGLCWYADSRLYTPLLVASLKDEDSSKLDGDLGKLFGSMVGAFEANVAERVFPVIDKQEGSSHVWQRQVSSSFGPYAAKTAENPEAISGKAFMKVSLARHGSTLLFSLDDKLVDKALGTLDKRFPPMADVLPKDVLMPIYFGPDAMAQLMQRETLDSLPQDMEPVFFNAAQTYLMPKLRTLGGYGKYALTLPEGSEPDGHWQWLPLEWKAL
- a CDS encoding YfaP family protein, yielding MRSFLLLLMGLACAPALWAAPTAELSEPVGGWRYHGLLDRSENPQVAYPTPPIDRGIQRNRTMIQGQLKALGHMRPPHSLAVNGNPLNLYTDDQGRFARPYAFGAGSNSVEVISAEGQSLKRVQFYEANNLRTPARIRLVLGWDDPKAELDLHIVTPDGQHAFWSRPALSNGGGLDPDGVDGPGPEMFTMTAPLHGTYLVYVNYWGNYGDGGYNFEETSNQNEVITSQITLVLNENTVDEKRETFIVPLRAIGDLLLVKTFNY